The Sphingomonas sp. So64.6b genome includes a region encoding these proteins:
- the trbJ gene encoding P-type conjugative transfer protein TrbJ, giving the protein MRFLTRKYLIASALGLGTAGSLAIGLTMTSTPAQAQFTVFDPSNYSQNLLTAARTLQQINNQIQSLQNEANMLVNQGKNLTRIDFPELQALTQTLQQVDRLMGQAQGIQFRVSGIDQQFRQMFPQSFSSALRTNDQVIAARTRLDTTMSAYQHTMTVQAQIAENVAADTQTLSALVAKSQGAEGSLQAQQATNQLLALTAKQQFQIQNMMAAQYRAETIEQARRAQSEIDARAATRKFLGSGTAYTPQ; this is encoded by the coding sequence ATGCGTTTCCTCACCCGCAAATATCTGATCGCGAGCGCGCTCGGTCTCGGCACCGCCGGATCGCTCGCCATCGGCCTGACCATGACCAGCACGCCCGCCCAGGCACAGTTCACGGTGTTCGATCCGAGCAACTACAGCCAGAACCTGCTGACCGCCGCGCGGACGCTCCAGCAGATCAACAATCAGATCCAGTCGCTTCAGAACGAAGCGAACATGCTGGTCAACCAGGGCAAGAACCTCACCCGCATCGACTTTCCCGAGCTGCAGGCGCTGACCCAGACGCTTCAGCAGGTCGACCGGTTGATGGGCCAGGCGCAAGGCATCCAGTTCCGCGTTTCCGGCATCGACCAGCAGTTCCGCCAGATGTTCCCGCAGAGTTTCTCATCCGCGTTGCGGACCAATGATCAGGTCATCGCCGCACGAACCCGTCTCGACACGACCATGTCGGCCTACCAGCACACGATGACGGTGCAGGCGCAGATCGCCGAGAACGTCGCGGCCGATACCCAGACACTGTCGGCGCTCGTTGCCAAGAGCCAGGGCGCGGAAGGCTCGCTGCAAGCACAGCAGGCCACCAATCAGCTGCTCGCGCTGACTGCCAAGCAGCAGTTCCAGATCCAGAACATGATGGCGGCACAGTATCGCGCCGAGACGATCGAGCAGGCCCGCCGGGCTCAGTCCGAGATCGACGCGCGGGCCGCTACACGCAAGTTCCTCGGTTCCGGCACGGCCTACACCCCCCAGTAG
- the trbL gene encoding P-type conjugative transfer protein TrbL, whose translation MNDLNVIDRFLATFTTYIDSGFGLLGGDVRVLTVTLIGIDITLAGLFWALGGDDNVIGRFIKKILYIGAFAFILNSFSTLGDIIFRSFAQAGLTAGGGTLTAADLLKPGKLASTGFSAAWPLLEQVSQLMGFTTFFDNFLTIAVLLFAWGIVIITFFILAVQMFVTIIEFKLTSLAGFILVPFALWNRTSFLAERVLGNVVSSGIKVMVLAVIVGIGSNFFTEFTTALQGQEPDIGQAMSLTLASLTIFGLGIFGPSIASGLVSGAPQLGAGAALGTAVGAAGITMIAGGAAVGGARALGGAALGAVRAGTSMGSAASTAYTLGKETAASPTVSAGIGGVARSAGNAARERASSALGLGEAASQGRAAAWNALNRTSGSNADQSPNNDGVPAWARAMRGQQTARHHRQIALHTIQQGDRGGASATPDIKERD comes from the coding sequence GTGAACGATCTCAATGTCATCGACCGCTTCTTGGCAACGTTCACCACTTACATCGACAGCGGGTTCGGACTGCTTGGCGGCGATGTCCGGGTCCTGACCGTGACGCTGATCGGCATCGATATCACGCTCGCCGGCCTGTTCTGGGCGCTGGGCGGCGACGACAATGTCATCGGCCGCTTCATAAAGAAGATTCTCTACATCGGCGCGTTCGCGTTCATCCTGAACAGCTTCTCGACGCTCGGCGACATCATCTTCCGGTCATTCGCTCAGGCTGGGCTGACGGCCGGAGGAGGAACGCTGACGGCCGCCGATCTGCTGAAGCCGGGCAAGCTCGCCAGTACCGGCTTCTCAGCCGCGTGGCCGCTGCTCGAGCAGGTCTCGCAGTTGATGGGGTTCACCACTTTCTTCGACAACTTCCTGACGATCGCCGTCCTGCTGTTCGCCTGGGGAATCGTGATCATCACCTTCTTCATCCTCGCGGTGCAGATGTTCGTGACGATCATCGAGTTCAAGCTGACCTCGCTGGCCGGCTTCATCCTTGTGCCGTTCGCGCTGTGGAATCGGACCAGCTTCCTGGCCGAACGCGTGCTCGGCAATGTGGTGTCGTCGGGCATCAAGGTGATGGTGCTCGCCGTGATCGTCGGCATCGGATCCAACTTCTTCACCGAGTTCACGACGGCGTTGCAGGGCCAGGAACCGGACATCGGACAGGCGATGAGCCTGACGCTCGCCAGCCTGACGATCTTCGGCCTTGGGATCTTCGGTCCCAGCATCGCGTCCGGCCTGGTCAGCGGAGCACCACAGCTTGGCGCCGGCGCTGCGCTCGGCACCGCCGTTGGCGCGGCCGGAATTACCATGATCGCCGGCGGCGCAGCGGTTGGCGGCGCGCGTGCGCTGGGTGGCGCGGCGCTCGGCGCTGTGCGCGCCGGCACGTCGATGGGATCGGCGGCGTCGACTGCCTACACGCTAGGCAAGGAGACCGCGGCTTCGCCGACCGTGTCCGCCGGCATTGGCGGTGTCGCACGTTCCGCCGGCAATGCGGCGCGTGAGCGCGCCTCCAGTGCGCTCGGCCTAGGCGAGGCAGCTTCGCAGGGTCGAGCGGCGGCATGGAACGCGCTCAATCGCACCAGCGGCAGCAACGCGGACCAGTCACCCAACAATGACGGCGTGCCGGCCTGGGCACGCGCCATGCGCGGCCAGCAGACCGCCCGCCACCACCGCCAGATCGCGCTGCATACCATCCAGCAGGGCGACCGCGGCGGCGCCTCCGCCACCCCCGATATCAAGGAAAGGGACTAG
- the trbF gene encoding conjugal transfer protein TrbF, which translates to MIFKRALQRYGRTPEPETPYQRAGQLWDERIGSARVQARNWRLMAFGCLALTGGLSSGLVWQSMQSRVTPYVVEVDRLGEARAVTEAEAGYHPTDPQIAWHLSKFIAHVRGRSLDPVLVRQNWLEAYDFTTKRGSQFLGDYARGADPFASIGERTVSVQVTSVVRASDRSFQVKWTETAYERGSEAGTSRWTAILTVVLKPPSDADTLRKNPLGVYVDAVDWSRELDPLAPDPSATPAPAPAAPPGLPLGSPLDPNLAAPAQPAQETRP; encoded by the coding sequence ATGATCTTCAAACGCGCCCTCCAGCGCTACGGACGAACCCCTGAACCGGAGACGCCCTACCAGCGTGCCGGCCAGCTCTGGGACGAGCGGATCGGGTCCGCACGGGTACAGGCACGCAACTGGCGGCTGATGGCGTTCGGATGCCTCGCACTGACCGGCGGCCTGTCTTCCGGTCTCGTTTGGCAATCCATGCAGAGCCGCGTCACGCCCTACGTCGTCGAGGTGGATCGCCTGGGCGAGGCGCGCGCCGTCACCGAGGCGGAGGCCGGCTATCATCCGACCGATCCGCAGATCGCATGGCACCTTTCCAAGTTCATCGCGCATGTCCGGGGCCGATCTCTAGATCCCGTGCTCGTGCGACAGAACTGGCTCGAGGCCTACGACTTCACGACCAAGCGCGGCAGCCAGTTTCTCGGGGACTATGCGCGCGGTGCCGATCCCTTCGCCAGCATCGGTGAGCGAACCGTATCGGTGCAGGTCACCAGCGTCGTGCGGGCGTCCGACCGCTCGTTCCAGGTCAAATGGACCGAGACCGCCTATGAACGCGGTAGCGAGGCGGGAACATCCCGCTGGACCGCCATCCTGACCGTCGTGCTCAAACCGCCCAGCGACGCCGACACGCTCCGGAAAAACCCGCTCGGCGTCTATGTCGATGCGGTCGACTGGAGCCGAGAGCTCGATCCCCTGGCGCCGGATCCATCCGCGACACCGGCACCTGCGCCAGCCGCCCCGCCGGGTCTGCCGCTCGGCTCGCCCCTCGATCCCAACCTCGCTGCCCCCGCGCAGCCCGCTCAGGAGACACGCCCATGA
- the trbG gene encoding P-type conjugative transfer protein TrbG — protein sequence MKIILTASALALCAAPAFAQNITAPAPAAPVAATVSLPAPKPPVRHARKRKPISPAIARVAVANRAATQEPLAQAFVNAVQVYPFSDGTIYQVYTAPGAVTDIALQPSEGLISVAAGDTVRWVIGDTTSGAGTDKRTHILVKPSASGLATNLVITTDRRSYHLQLTATSRIAMAALSWTYPADQLIALRRVAEQTAAAAPVAEGLSVDSLHFNYVVSGDQPAWRPLRAFDDGRQTFIEFPATIAVGDAPPLFIVGPTGEAELVNYRVRGRFYVVDRIFDAAELRLGTGKQQIVRIDRVAEGGKSRKGKRS from the coding sequence ATGAAGATCATCCTCACCGCTTCGGCGCTTGCCTTATGTGCAGCGCCGGCTTTCGCGCAGAATATTACTGCGCCGGCGCCTGCGGCACCTGTGGCCGCGACCGTCAGTCTACCGGCTCCGAAGCCACCGGTCCGTCATGCACGGAAGCGAAAGCCGATCAGTCCCGCCATCGCGCGCGTCGCTGTTGCCAATCGCGCGGCCACGCAGGAACCGCTGGCCCAAGCGTTCGTGAACGCCGTGCAGGTCTATCCCTTTAGCGATGGCACGATTTATCAGGTCTACACCGCGCCCGGCGCCGTGACCGACATTGCCCTGCAGCCAAGTGAAGGCCTGATATCGGTAGCCGCTGGTGACACGGTGCGTTGGGTCATCGGCGACACGACCAGTGGCGCCGGTACCGACAAGCGCACGCACATCCTGGTGAAGCCGTCTGCGTCGGGGCTCGCGACCAATCTCGTGATCACGACCGACCGCCGCAGCTATCACCTTCAGCTCACCGCCACGTCGCGCATCGCGATGGCGGCGCTGTCCTGGACCTATCCCGCCGACCAGTTGATCGCCCTTCGACGCGTAGCCGAGCAAACCGCAGCGGCAGCGCCGGTCGCCGAGGGGCTCTCGGTCGACAGCCTCCATTTCAACTACGTCGTCAGCGGCGATCAGCCTGCGTGGCGACCGCTGCGCGCGTTCGATGACGGACGGCAGACATTCATCGAGTTTCCAGCAACCATCGCGGTCGGAGACGCTCCGCCACTGTTCATTGTCGGCCCGACCGGTGAGGCTGAGCTCGTCAACTACCGTGTCCGCGGCCGCTTCTATGTCGTCGATCGTATCTTCGACGCGGCCGAACTCCGGCTCGGGACAGGCAAGCAGCAGATCGTCCGCATCGATCGTGTCGCCGAGGGCGGCAAGTCGCGGAAGGGGAAGCGCTCGTGA
- a CDS encoding TrbI/VirB10 family protein has translation MTETMITAAPKVDPETLAIRARPARAIRFRRGVIIAIAALGSISLMAVAWFALKPRVFSAVADRQELSEPSNRPSADALNGLPSTYGSVPKLGPPLPGDLGRPILESQRRMATETGPGGDPSSQLVALEQERRIAELKAARESGVLVQSRTPASAPAVPEETGTPTPAPSPSASPALDPARDPNAQSRKAQFVGTLDKAGDINPHALTAAPSPYLLSAGSVISASLITGLRSDLPGLVSAQVTSQVFDSPTGRILLIPQGSRLLGSYDSVVAFGQKRALIVWQRIMLPDGSSLRIDNVPATDASGYAGLQDKVDFHTWALLKGVALSTLLGVGSQLTVTGESDLVQAIRESTQQNVSRAGDQLTSRNLNIQPTITIRPGATVRLVVYKDLILAPWRE, from the coding sequence GTGACCGAGACTATGATCACTGCCGCCCCGAAGGTCGACCCAGAGACGCTGGCCATCCGCGCCAGGCCGGCACGAGCCATCCGCTTCCGACGCGGCGTCATCATCGCCATCGCCGCGCTTGGGTCGATCAGCCTGATGGCGGTGGCATGGTTCGCCTTGAAACCGCGGGTGTTCAGCGCCGTCGCCGATCGCCAGGAATTGTCGGAGCCCAGCAATCGTCCGTCGGCAGACGCGTTGAACGGTCTGCCTTCGACCTATGGCAGCGTTCCGAAGCTCGGTCCGCCACTTCCCGGCGACCTTGGCCGACCGATCCTCGAAAGCCAGCGCAGAATGGCGACAGAAACCGGACCAGGCGGCGATCCGTCCTCCCAGCTGGTGGCGCTGGAACAGGAACGTCGGATCGCCGAACTCAAGGCTGCGCGCGAATCTGGTGTGCTGGTCCAGAGCCGCACGCCGGCATCTGCTCCCGCCGTTCCAGAGGAAACGGGCACACCGACGCCGGCCCCGTCTCCTTCCGCCAGCCCAGCGCTCGACCCTGCCCGTGATCCGAACGCACAAAGTCGCAAGGCACAGTTTGTCGGCACGCTCGATAAAGCCGGCGACATCAATCCGCACGCGCTGACCGCCGCGCCATCACCATATTTGCTATCGGCGGGCAGTGTGATTTCGGCGAGTCTGATTACCGGGCTTCGTTCGGATCTGCCCGGCCTCGTGTCCGCACAGGTGACGAGCCAGGTGTTCGACAGTCCCACCGGGCGCATTCTCCTAATCCCGCAGGGGTCGCGGCTGCTCGGCAGTTACGACAGCGTCGTGGCGTTCGGTCAGAAACGCGCCCTAATCGTCTGGCAGCGGATCATGCTGCCCGACGGTAGCTCGCTCCGGATCGACAATGTCCCGGCCACCGATGCGTCGGGTTATGCGGGCCTTCAGGATAAGGTCGATTTTCACACATGGGCGCTGCTCAAGGGCGTCGCACTCTCAACGCTGCTCGGTGTCGGTTCGCAGCTGACGGTGACGGGCGAGAGTGACCTCGTCCAAGCCATCCGGGAATCGACCCAGCAAAACGTGTCGCGCGCCGGCGATCAGCTGACCTCGCGCAATCTCAACATTCAACCGACGATCACGATCCGGCCGGGGGCGACCGTACGCCTCGTTGTTTACAAAGATTTGATCCTTGCGCCGTGGCGCGAATAG
- a CDS encoding DUF2274 domain-containing protein — protein sequence MPELKLAKLPDRTPIKLAITVTPDLHEMLQQYASLYAAAYGREESIAELVPAMLAAFLESDRNFVRSRSTGR from the coding sequence ATGCCCGAACTGAAACTGGCAAAGCTGCCGGACAGGACGCCGATCAAACTGGCGATCACCGTGACGCCCGATCTACACGAGATGCTGCAGCAATATGCCTCTCTCTATGCTGCGGCCTATGGCCGCGAAGAATCTATCGCCGAACTCGTGCCAGCGATGTTGGCAGCATTCCTCGAGAGCGACCGAAATTTCGTTCGCAGCCGCTCGACTGGAAGATGA
- a CDS encoding AlpA family phage regulatory protein: protein MSVQTELPDRFVKLDEVKRRVGLGKTMIYRLIQEGKFPAPYKLSPFASRWSDREIVAWIDDVKDGFEGKKRQA from the coding sequence ATGAGCGTGCAGACGGAGCTCCCGGATCGGTTCGTCAAGCTTGATGAGGTTAAGCGCCGCGTCGGGCTTGGCAAGACGATGATCTACCGTCTGATCCAGGAAGGAAAATTTCCAGCGCCGTACAAGCTTTCGCCCTTCGCCTCGCGTTGGAGTGACCGGGAAATCGTCGCTTGGATCGATGACGTGAAGGACGGTTTTGAGGGCAAGAAAAGGCAGGCTTGA
- a CDS encoding toll/interleukin-1 receptor domain-containing protein, whose amino-acid sequence MGDVTEVLPFPGSSEISAHFAYAVSVGHGGSSSAAIKEVAAHLGRLTQLRLDIRKIDTPLLGTGHGDLSDFVSASALRDGFSSSAYGSELRVCANGSKDRFASITNIFRGSAMVYCPHCSHDQRFSYAEPWHLIQCENCGREHQAESWLNEDLEPLGDPFADLEEALPPSPQRRVVASQEDDPIHLTPLQEGPPEHCVFLSHNRSDKPMAREIGRFLRHHGVEVWFDEWDIYGGDSVIDKLEAGIKMSDFFLLLVSPASMKSNWVRQEIRSALNRQIELGTMTIVPLMVRPVDELPPFLSDWKRIDFIERIRHPSPFDELLTAIFRPNRKPKLGRPPIFGLPT is encoded by the coding sequence TTGGGGGATGTCACAGAGGTATTGCCGTTTCCGGGGTCGTCGGAAATCTCGGCTCACTTTGCTTATGCGGTCTCAGTTGGTCACGGCGGCAGTTCGAGCGCTGCCATCAAGGAAGTCGCTGCGCATCTCGGGCGCCTGACGCAGCTTCGTTTGGATATCCGGAAAATCGATACACCTTTGCTCGGTACTGGTCATGGCGATTTGTCGGATTTTGTATCGGCGAGTGCCTTGCGTGATGGATTTTCCTCTTCTGCTTACGGCTCGGAGTTGAGGGTCTGCGCCAACGGCAGCAAAGATCGGTTCGCATCGATCACCAACATCTTTCGAGGATCTGCGATGGTTTATTGCCCGCACTGTAGCCACGATCAAAGGTTCTCATATGCTGAGCCTTGGCATCTGATTCAGTGTGAAAACTGTGGGCGTGAACATCAGGCGGAAAGTTGGCTCAACGAAGATTTAGAACCACTGGGTGACCCGTTCGCCGACCTTGAAGAGGCTCTCCCGCCCTCACCTCAAAGGCGGGTCGTCGCATCGCAAGAAGACGACCCTATTCACCTTACGCCATTGCAAGAAGGTCCACCGGAGCATTGCGTTTTTCTTAGTCATAATCGCTCCGACAAACCGATGGCCCGGGAGATTGGTCGTTTTCTTCGGCATCACGGCGTAGAAGTCTGGTTTGACGAGTGGGACATCTACGGCGGCGACTCCGTCATCGATAAGCTAGAAGCTGGCATTAAGATGAGCGATTTCTTCCTCCTTCTCGTCTCACCGGCTTCAATGAAGTCCAATTGGGTGAGACAGGAGATTAGGTCCGCCCTCAATCGACAGATCGAACTTGGTACAATGACGATCGTGCCTCTTATGGTCAGACCGGTGGACGAACTACCTCCTTTCCTTTCAGACTGGAAAAGGATCGATTTCATCGAACGAATACGTCATCCGTCACCATTTGACGAGTTGCTCACAGCAATCTTTCGCCCAAATCGGAAGCCGAAATTGGGAAGGCCGCCGATTTTCGGACTGCCCACGTAA
- a CDS encoding SDR family oxidoreductase, whose amino-acid sequence MRVSPGWIETEASIDLARRPALEHGGDIETGKRMIMESLGGIPIGRPSTPDEVASLIAFLASDRAGTITGTEYVIDGGTVPTA is encoded by the coding sequence GTGCGCGTATCGCCCGGCTGGATCGAGACCGAAGCGTCGATCGATCTCGCCAGGCGGCCGGCCCTGGAGCATGGCGGCGACATCGAAACGGGAAAGCGGATGATCATGGAATCGCTCGGCGGCATCCCGATCGGCCGGCCGTCGACGCCGGACGAAGTCGCAAGCCTGATCGCCTTCCTCGCCTCAGATCGGGCTGGGACAATTACGGGCACGGAGTATGTGATCGATGGCGGCACAGTGCCGACCGCCTGA